The proteins below are encoded in one region of Chitinophagales bacterium:
- a CDS encoding glycosyltransferase family 2 protein produces the protein MMKISGFTMVRNAEKYYFPIKESIASILPLVDEFIVALDEGSDNTRAIIESLQSPKVKIYSRVWSETSFVEGKIFADETTFALQQCTGDWCFYLQADEVIHEQDLPAIQRACAMYLHDKNVNGLLFKYYHFWGDYKHYLPFHGWYKNEIRIVRNSAGIVSYKDAQSFRKSTGEKLNVKAVDAHVYHYGWVRPPETMQSKKKEQDSMHHGTDGAAAMHAKRLANFNYGNMEKVPLFAASHPKVMQEFMRKMYWQEALEVSNPILNRPKMKHEKWKYRMLSFIENTLLGGKELFGYSNWNKL, from the coding sequence GTGATGAAGATTAGCGGTTTTACCATGGTGCGCAATGCAGAGAAGTATTATTTCCCGATTAAGGAAAGTATAGCTTCGATTTTACCATTGGTAGATGAATTTATTGTGGCGCTAGACGAAGGCAGCGATAATACCAGAGCTATTATTGAGTCGCTGCAATCGCCTAAGGTTAAGATATATAGCCGCGTGTGGAGCGAAACCTCGTTTGTGGAAGGGAAAATTTTTGCAGACGAAACCACTTTTGCATTGCAACAATGCACGGGCGATTGGTGTTTTTATTTACAGGCCGATGAGGTAATTCATGAGCAAGATTTACCGGCCATACAGCGCGCATGTGCTATGTATTTGCACGATAAAAATGTGAATGGTTTGCTGTTTAAGTATTACCATTTTTGGGGCGATTACAAACACTATTTACCATTTCACGGATGGTATAAAAACGAAATAAGAATAGTGCGAAATTCTGCCGGTATTGTTTCGTATAAAGATGCGCAATCGTTTCGCAAAAGCACGGGCGAAAAGTTGAATGTAAAAGCAGTAGATGCGCATGTGTATCACTACGGTTGGGTGCGCCCACCGGAAACAATGCAATCTAAAAAGAAAGAGCAAGACAGTATGCACCACGGAACCGATGGGGCAGCCGCAATGCACGCAAAACGCTTGGCAAATTTCAATTATGGCAATATGGAAAAAGTGCCGTTGTTTGCTGCTTCGCATCCAAAAGTAATGCAGGAATTTATGCGGAAAATGTATTGGCAGGAAGCACTTGAAGTTTCAAATCCAATACTGAACCGTCCTAAAATGAAACACGAAAAATGGAAGTACAGAATGCTTTCGTTTATTGAAAATACCTTGTTGGGAGGAAAAGAATTGTTTGGCTATTCTAATTGGAATAAGCTTTAA
- the cadA gene encoding cadmium-translocating P-type ATPase: MSHQHIYDAQGNQLCCTPQEGKIYTQAAARHIIEDDGCCSSATKKKQISTYEHHHKHHANTAWQHFAPAAVSLVLLLSALYLDHWLQPTWFGGWQRLLMYSLAYAPVGFPVLKEAFESILHGDIFSEFLLMGIATIGAFAIGEYPEAVAVMLFYSIGEAFQTMAVKRAKNNIKTLLDQRPDTITIIENNEPKTIKAAAAQIGNTIQLKPGEKLALDGILVSPTASFNTAALTGESKPDTKQKGDTVLAGMINLNTPALVSVTTTYQNSKLSKILELVQNATAQKAPTELFIRKFAKYYTPAVVLFAILICLLPYFFVESYHFQQWLYRALIFLVISCPCALVISIPLGYFGGIGAAGRNGILIKGSNFLDILASVQQVVMDKTGTLTEGVFKVQEVHILPTFNQSEIIEMVNALESISTHPVASAIHQFAGKVNPTIQLKDVEEIAGHGLRASINGKELLAGNFKLLDKFKIPYNTNTANSSHTIIAITFNKQFAGYITIADSIKQDAPKAIQTLTQLHIQPTMLSGDKQSVVTFVAQQLGIENAYGDLLPEDKVNKVKAIKAHAGLVAFVGDGVNDAPVIALSDVGIAMGGLGSDAAIETADVVIQDDMPSKIPMAILIGKQTKKIVWQNIGMAFTVKGIVLLLGAGGIATMWEAVFADVGVALLAILNAVRIQQMNFKK; this comes from the coding sequence ATGAGCCACCAACATATTTACGATGCACAAGGAAATCAACTTTGCTGCACACCGCAGGAAGGGAAAATTTATACGCAAGCTGCCGCCCGACATATAATTGAAGACGATGGTTGCTGCTCCTCTGCTACCAAAAAGAAACAAATCTCTACATACGAGCACCACCACAAGCACCATGCCAATACGGCATGGCAACACTTTGCTCCGGCTGCAGTTTCGCTTGTATTATTATTAAGTGCATTATACTTAGACCATTGGCTGCAACCTACATGGTTTGGTGGCTGGCAACGGCTGCTCATGTATTCGTTGGCTTATGCGCCCGTTGGTTTTCCGGTATTGAAAGAAGCCTTTGAAAGCATATTGCATGGCGATATATTTTCAGAATTTTTACTCATGGGCATTGCCACCATTGGTGCATTTGCCATTGGCGAATATCCCGAAGCAGTAGCCGTAATGCTTTTTTATTCCATTGGCGAAGCCTTCCAAACCATGGCAGTAAAACGTGCTAAAAACAACATAAAAACACTACTCGACCAACGCCCCGACACCATAACCATTATTGAAAACAACGAACCTAAAACCATTAAAGCCGCAGCAGCACAAATTGGCAACACCATTCAACTAAAGCCCGGAGAAAAATTAGCATTAGACGGCATACTGGTTTCCCCAACGGCTTCTTTTAATACAGCAGCCCTCACTGGCGAAAGTAAGCCCGATACCAAGCAAAAGGGCGACACCGTTTTGGCAGGAATGATTAACCTAAACACACCTGCTTTAGTAAGCGTAACCACAACCTACCAAAACAGTAAACTCAGCAAAATTTTAGAGTTAGTACAAAATGCTACTGCTCAAAAAGCGCCAACCGAACTTTTTATACGAAAGTTTGCCAAATACTACACGCCTGCCGTAGTGCTGTTTGCAATCCTTATTTGCCTCCTGCCCTACTTTTTTGTTGAGTCCTATCACTTTCAGCAATGGCTTTATCGCGCCTTAATATTCTTAGTAATCTCCTGCCCCTGCGCATTGGTAATCTCTATTCCATTGGGTTACTTTGGCGGCATTGGTGCGGCAGGCAGAAACGGTATTCTCATAAAGGGCAGCAACTTCTTAGACATACTGGCTTCCGTGCAGCAAGTGGTAATGGATAAAACAGGCACCCTAACCGAAGGTGTTTTCAAGGTACAAGAGGTTCATATTCTTCCCACCTTTAACCAATCTGAAATAATAGAAATGGTGAATGCATTAGAAAGCATCAGCACACATCCGGTGGCATCGGCAATTCATCAATTTGCAGGAAAAGTAAACCCCACTATTCAACTTAAAGATGTAGAAGAAATTGCAGGACATGGTTTACGTGCAAGCATCAACGGAAAGGAGTTGCTGGCAGGCAATTTTAAACTCCTAGATAAATTTAAAATACCATACAATACCAATACTGCCAACAGTTCGCACACCATTATTGCCATTACATTCAACAAGCAGTTTGCCGGATATATTACCATTGCCGACAGTATAAAACAAGATGCCCCAAAGGCAATACAAACGCTAACACAATTGCATATTCAACCAACCATGCTAAGTGGCGATAAACAAAGTGTAGTAACTTTTGTAGCACAGCAATTAGGAATAGAAAATGCCTATGGCGATTTGCTCCCCGAAGACAAAGTGAATAAAGTGAAAGCCATAAAAGCTCATGCCGGATTAGTAGCATTCGTTGGCGATGGTGTAAACGATGCGCCTGTAATTGCACTAAGCGATGTGGGCATTGCCATGGGCGGCTTGGGAAGCGATGCCGCCATAGAAACCGCAGACGTAGTAATACAAGACGATATGCCAAGTAAAATTCCTATGGCTATACTTATTGGTAAACAAACCAAGAAAATTGTATGGCAGAATATCGGAATGGCATTCACGGTAAAGGGGATTGTATTGCTACTTGGAGCCGGAGGCATTGCCACCATGTGGGAAGCCGTTTTTGCAGATGTGGGCGTAGCACTTTTGGCAATACTAAATGCTGTGCGCATCCAGCAAATGAATTTCAAAAAGTAA
- a CDS encoding efflux RND transporter periplasmic adaptor subunit yields the protein MHAVGIQLGTVENKELTATIKANGMLKVPNNFKANATSLYGGVVKSIIVQVGDNVKAGQPIATLVNPQFIQLQEEYLSLANKITLAEQELNRQKDLNEGGAGALKNLQSITADVQTLRVRKAALQQQFQIMGIQPEKLSAESISSVLKVPSPINGVISNVFSKIGSYVDVASPVAEIVDNGSLHLDLQVFEKDLPLLKVGQIIHFTLTNNPTNEYDAEVFSIGAAFENESKTIPVHAKVKGNKNGLIDGMNITGIVSLNSATTPAVPSTAIVDANGKSYVFILANASTQPAIATHAHDGEAHTHEEKQHSTEPKESITFEKIEVVKGVSDMGYTAVTFVKDIPADAKIATQGAFFILAKMNNTGTHTHQH from the coding sequence ATGCATGCTGTGGGCATTCAACTTGGAACGGTTGAAAACAAAGAATTAACTGCAACCATAAAAGCAAACGGTATGCTCAAAGTACCCAACAACTTTAAAGCCAACGCCACTTCGCTTTATGGAGGTGTAGTAAAATCTATTATAGTGCAAGTAGGCGACAATGTAAAAGCAGGGCAACCAATTGCAACGCTTGTAAATCCTCAGTTTATACAACTGCAAGAAGAGTATTTAAGCCTTGCCAATAAAATAACGTTGGCCGAACAAGAACTGAATCGCCAAAAAGATTTGAATGAAGGCGGAGCAGGCGCACTCAAAAATTTACAAAGTATAACCGCAGATGTGCAAACACTAAGAGTTAGAAAAGCAGCACTGCAACAACAGTTTCAAATTATGGGCATTCAACCCGAAAAACTTAGTGCCGAAAGCATTAGCTCTGTACTAAAAGTTCCCAGCCCAATCAATGGTGTTATCAGCAATGTATTTTCAAAAATAGGAAGCTATGTAGATGTAGCTTCACCTGTGGCCGAAATTGTAGATAATGGTTCTCTCCACCTAGACCTGCAAGTGTTTGAGAAAGATTTACCACTGCTAAAGGTAGGGCAAATCATTCATTTTACTCTCACCAATAACCCCACAAACGAATACGATGCCGAAGTATTCAGCATTGGTGCTGCTTTTGAAAACGAAAGCAAAACCATACCCGTACATGCCAAAGTAAAAGGCAATAAAAACGGCTTGATAGATGGCATGAATATCACCGGAATTGTAAGTTTAAACAGCGCCACTACACCTGCCGTTCCAAGCACAGCCATTGTGGATGCCAATGGAAAATCGTATGTATTTATTCTGGCAAACGCAAGCACACAACCAGCAATAGCCACACACGCACACGATGGCGAGGCACACACACACGAAGAAAAACAGCATAGCACAGAACCAAAAGAAAGTATCACCTTTGAAAAAATTGAAGTAGTAAAAGGCGTAAGCGATATGGGTTATACTGCCGTTACCTTTGTAAAAGATATTCCTGCCGATGCAAAAATTGCAACACAAGGCGCATTCTTTATTCTTGCAAAAATGAACAATACAGGCACGCACACTCATCAACACTAA
- a CDS encoding SIS domain-containing protein, whose translation MEIAQFVKEYNTQFVNALEQTAVSNQNGTSILLENAVAAIVAQLQALQQHNRKLMLVGNGGSAGITSHMALDFWKNGKVKATAFNDASLLTAIANDYSYPEVFAKPIETFAEAGDMLFAISASGNSPNILNAAKAAIERNCTVVTFSGFSQENKLRGLGDFNFYVPAFSYGLVETLHAHLIHLLLDAKMRCADNIDVFQKNTPLP comes from the coding sequence ATGGAAATAGCACAGTTTGTAAAAGAATATAACACACAGTTTGTAAACGCACTGGAGCAAACCGCAGTAAGTAACCAAAATGGAACTTCGATACTGTTGGAAAATGCTGTGGCAGCGATTGTGGCACAGTTGCAGGCGTTGCAGCAGCATAACCGCAAACTTATGTTGGTAGGCAATGGCGGCAGTGCGGGAATTACATCGCACATGGCATTAGATTTTTGGAAAAACGGGAAGGTAAAAGCAACAGCTTTCAACGATGCTTCGCTGCTTACGGCTATTGCCAACGATTATTCGTATCCCGAAGTATTTGCCAAGCCGATTGAAACCTTTGCAGAGGCGGGCGATATGCTTTTTGCCATCAGTGCTTCGGGCAATTCTCCCAATATTTTAAATGCTGCCAAAGCTGCTATTGAACGCAATTGCACGGTGGTAACATTTTCTGGCTTTTCACAAGAAAATAAATTGCGCGGTTTAGGCGATTTTAATTTTTATGTGCCTGCATTTTCTTATGGTTTGGTAGAAACACTGCATGCACACCTTATTCATTTATTGCTCGATGCCAAAATGCGCTGCGCAGATAATATAGATGTATTTCAAAAAAATACGCCATTGCCATGA
- a CDS encoding CusA/CzcA family heavy metal efflux RND transporter, giving the protein MLDSIIKFSIKNKIAIAVITLALIVWGTWSATKLPIDAVPDITNNQVQIITVCPTLAGQEVEQLVTFPIEQSIANLPRIEESRSISRFGLSVITVVFEDDVDIYFARQLITQKLKEAAEKIPAGIGTPELAPVSTGLGEVYQYILHPTKGSEAKYSAKDLRTMQDWIVARQLYGTPGIAEVNSFGGELKQYEVAVNPYRLKALGVSITDIFTALEKNNQNTGGAYIDKKPNAYFIRGIGLVTSLDDVKNIAVKNTTGTVPIFIKDVADVRFGSAIRYGALTYNGEKDVVGGIIMMLKGANSNEVVQRVKEKIPTIQKSLPEDVVIEPFLDRTELVNRAIGTVEKNLIEGALIVIFVLVLFLGNIRAGLIVASAIPLALLFALGMMNVFGVSANLMSLGAIDFGLIVDGAVIIVEATLHHLSKLQLAHGNTTLNLSQKEMDKEVWLSASKIRHSAAFGEIIILIVYLPILTLQGIEGKMFTPMAKTVGFAILGALLLSLTYIPMMSAVFLSKSIEAKQTFADKIMHRLHLLYTPLLEKAIQFRYWFIGSTLALFILSLFLFKNMGGEFIPQLQEGDLAFHCILPQGSSLSQSIETSMQASRILKQFDEVKMVVGKTGSAEVPTDPMPPEVSDLVAVLKPKQEWKTQRSYKELAAEMMEELEVIPGIFFEVSQPIQMRFNELMTGIRQDVAIKIFGENIDTLATYATLVSNSIKSIEGITAPQVERVAGLPQINIEYNRNRLANYGLHVEDVNNVVSAAFAGKVAGQVFENERRFDLVVRLDTAHRTGIEDVNNLMIPTVSGIQVPLSQVATIGYKLGPAQISRESGKRRIVIGFNVSGRDVQSVVTDIQEQLNKEIKLPSGYYFTYGGQFENLQKASSRLMIAVPISLLLIFSLLYFTFHSFKQALLIFTAIPMSAIGGVLALLLRNMPFSISAGIGFIALFGVAVLNGIVLIGTFNQLEKEGVSNIIQRIIEGTKERLRPVLMTATVASFGFLPMALSSGAGAEVQKPLATVVIGGLVSATFLTLFVLPLLYLLFNTTPKFSMKNIMQKAMPILVICLLASNMATAQNQTITSADDAIAMALQNNNTIQAKELEIKAAKSLKKAVGELPKLEFNTQLGQYNSINFDHAYQLSQTIPFPTLFAAKSKLAKAEVKAKELQKTWYETELKNKVRSYYYQLQYLQHNKKQLEYLDSLYNHFIKMAELRYQTGDTKKVDVSTARAKQGEINLLLKQNQVHIENTHQSLLALLNNQMPITIAVEENFQPMQLSNLPDSTALANHPSVQLLHQNAQIAAQAKRVEQAQALPDFTFGYTNQSLTGFQTINGQEQYFNAHNRFNYGNLGVSIPLSFGATIAKVKSHQYTQQAAEAGAKQQQKELAAHLQNAINQYRQDVQQFTYYRQSALPNAEAIVEAAQLGYKTGNTDYVEYLYALQTATDIRLNYLKSIEQINQSIINIYSLINK; this is encoded by the coding sequence ATGCTAGATAGTATTATCAAGTTCAGTATAAAGAACAAAATTGCCATTGCAGTTATCACATTGGCACTTATAGTTTGGGGCACATGGAGTGCTACCAAATTACCCATTGATGCTGTACCCGACATCACTAATAATCAGGTACAAATTATTACGGTTTGCCCCACGCTGGCAGGGCAAGAAGTGGAGCAACTGGTTACTTTTCCCATAGAGCAAAGTATTGCAAATCTTCCGCGCATAGAAGAGTCTAGAAGCATTTCGCGCTTTGGGTTATCGGTAATTACCGTTGTGTTTGAAGACGATGTAGATATTTACTTTGCTCGCCAACTCATTACCCAAAAATTAAAAGAAGCCGCAGAGAAAATTCCTGCCGGAATTGGAACTCCCGAACTGGCTCCTGTAAGCACAGGGTTGGGCGAAGTATATCAATACATACTGCACCCCACCAAAGGAAGTGAGGCAAAATACAGCGCCAAAGATTTGCGAACCATGCAAGATTGGATTGTAGCCCGCCAACTTTATGGCACTCCGGGTATTGCAGAGGTAAATAGCTTTGGTGGAGAATTGAAGCAATACGAAGTTGCTGTGAATCCGTATCGCCTAAAAGCATTAGGCGTAAGCATTACCGATATTTTTACGGCACTCGAAAAAAACAATCAAAACACAGGCGGAGCCTATATAGATAAAAAGCCAAACGCCTATTTTATTCGAGGTATAGGCTTGGTAACATCTTTAGATGATGTAAAAAATATAGCGGTAAAAAATACCACAGGCACAGTTCCCATCTTCATAAAAGATGTGGCAGATGTTCGCTTTGGCAGTGCCATCCGCTATGGAGCATTAACCTACAATGGCGAAAAAGATGTAGTAGGCGGTATTATTATGATGCTGAAAGGAGCTAATAGCAACGAAGTAGTGCAGCGTGTTAAAGAAAAGATTCCAACCATTCAAAAATCGCTACCGGAAGATGTGGTGATTGAACCGTTTTTAGATAGAACCGAATTGGTAAATAGAGCCATTGGCACGGTAGAGAAAAATTTAATAGAAGGTGCGCTTATTGTGATTTTTGTACTAGTACTATTTCTCGGAAATATACGTGCAGGCTTAATTGTGGCATCTGCCATTCCTTTAGCGCTACTCTTTGCTTTAGGCATGATGAATGTTTTTGGCGTAAGTGCCAACTTAATGAGCTTAGGCGCCATCGACTTTGGGTTAATTGTGGATGGTGCCGTAATTATTGTGGAAGCAACATTGCATCATCTAAGTAAACTACAATTGGCACACGGCAACACCACACTCAATTTATCGCAAAAAGAAATGGATAAAGAAGTGTGGCTTTCGGCCTCTAAAATCCGCCATAGTGCTGCATTTGGCGAAATTATTATTCTAATAGTGTATCTTCCTATACTTACACTGCAAGGCATAGAAGGAAAAATGTTTACGCCAATGGCAAAAACAGTTGGCTTTGCAATTTTAGGCGCCTTGCTACTATCGCTCACTTATATTCCTATGATGAGTGCTGTATTCTTATCTAAAAGCATTGAAGCCAAACAAACCTTTGCAGACAAGATAATGCATAGGCTACATCTACTTTACACACCACTTTTAGAAAAGGCCATACAGTTTAGATATTGGTTCATTGGCAGCACGCTTGCACTCTTCATACTTAGCTTATTCTTATTTAAAAACATGGGAGGCGAATTTATTCCTCAATTGCAAGAAGGCGATTTGGCTTTCCACTGTATTTTACCGCAAGGCAGTTCACTCAGCCAAAGTATAGAAACATCTATGCAAGCCTCGCGCATTTTAAAACAATTCGATGAAGTAAAAATGGTAGTGGGAAAAACCGGATCTGCCGAAGTACCAACCGATCCAATGCCTCCGGAAGTAAGCGATTTAGTAGCCGTATTAAAACCAAAACAAGAATGGAAAACACAAAGGAGCTACAAAGAACTAGCTGCAGAAATGATGGAAGAATTAGAAGTAATTCCCGGTATATTTTTTGAAGTAAGCCAACCCATTCAAATGCGCTTTAATGAACTCATGACAGGCATTCGGCAAGATGTAGCCATAAAAATTTTTGGTGAAAATATAGACACACTTGCCACCTATGCCACCCTAGTTTCAAATAGTATTAAAAGCATTGAAGGCATTACCGCGCCACAGGTTGAGCGGGTTGCGGGTTTGCCACAAATAAACATAGAATACAACCGAAACCGTTTGGCAAACTATGGCTTACACGTAGAAGATGTAAACAATGTGGTAAGTGCAGCCTTTGCAGGAAAAGTAGCAGGCCAGGTATTTGAAAACGAACGAAGATTCGACTTAGTAGTACGCCTAGACACAGCTCACAGAACCGGAATAGAAGATGTAAATAATCTTATGATACCTACTGTAAGCGGAATACAAGTGCCGTTATCGCAAGTGGCAACCATTGGCTATAAGTTAGGACCTGCACAAATAAGCAGAGAAAGTGGCAAACGCAGAATTGTAATTGGTTTCAATGTTTCGGGTAGAGATGTACAAAGCGTAGTAACTGATATTCAAGAACAGCTAAACAAAGAGATAAAACTCCCAAGCGGTTACTATTTTACCTATGGAGGACAGTTTGAAAACTTGCAGAAAGCAAGCAGCCGTTTAATGATAGCCGTTCCTATTTCGCTGTTGCTTATTTTCTCGTTGCTCTATTTTACTTTTCACTCCTTCAAGCAAGCGCTTCTAATTTTCACAGCAATACCCATGAGCGCCATTGGTGGCGTGTTGGCACTACTGCTGCGCAATATGCCATTTAGTATCAGCGCAGGCATAGGATTTATTGCCCTGTTTGGCGTTGCCGTGTTAAATGGCATTGTGCTTATCGGCACATTCAACCAATTAGAAAAGGAAGGCGTAAGCAATATCATACAGCGCATCATAGAAGGCACTAAAGAACGACTGCGCCCGGTATTGATGACTGCCACCGTAGCATCGTTTGGATTCTTGCCCATGGCACTTAGCTCCGGAGCCGGAGCCGAAGTACAAAAGCCTTTAGCAACGGTAGTAATTGGAGGCTTAGTAAGCGCCACTTTCCTTACCTTATTTGTGTTACCGCTCCTCTATCTTTTGTTTAACACTACACCTAAATTCAGCATGAAAAATATAATGCAAAAAGCTATGCCAATTTTAGTTATCTGCCTACTGGCAAGCAATATGGCAACAGCCCAAAACCAAACCATTACCAGCGCAGACGATGCTATTGCCATGGCTTTACAAAACAACAATACCATTCAGGCAAAAGAACTGGAAATTAAAGCAGCTAAGAGTTTAAAAAAAGCAGTAGGCGAATTGCCTAAACTTGAGTTCAATACACAACTCGGGCAATACAACAGCATTAACTTCGACCATGCATACCAACTCTCGCAAACCATTCCTTTTCCTACACTTTTTGCCGCTAAAAGCAAGTTGGCAAAGGCAGAGGTAAAAGCAAAAGAACTTCAAAAAACATGGTACGAAACAGAGTTGAAAAACAAAGTGCGCAGCTACTACTATCAACTGCAATACCTGCAGCACAATAAAAAGCAATTAGAGTATTTAGACAGCCTATACAACCACTTTATTAAAATGGCAGAACTCCGCTACCAAACAGGCGACACCAAAAAAGTTGATGTAAGTACTGCCCGTGCAAAGCAGGGCGAAATAAACCTGCTGCTCAAGCAAAATCAAGTGCATATTGAAAATACACACCAAAGCCTTTTGGCTCTGCTCAACAACCAAATGCCCATAACAATTGCTGTTGAAGAAAATTTTCAGCCTATGCAGTTAAGCAACTTGCCCGATAGCACGGCTTTAGCCAATCATCCATCGGTACAATTGCTGCACCAAAACGCCCAAATTGCAGCACAAGCAAAGCGTGTGGAGCAAGCACAAGCCTTGCCCGATTTCACATTTGGCTACACCAATCAATCGCTCACGGGCTTCCAAACCATCAATGGGCAAGAACAATACTTTAATGCACACAATAGATTCAACTATGGCAATCTAGGCGTTTCTATTCCACTTTCATTTGGTGCTACCATTGCAAAAGTAAAATCGCATCAATATACACAGCAAGCAGCCGAAGCAGGAGCCAAACAGCAACAAAAAGAACTGGCTGCCCATCTTCAAAATGCTATTAACCAATACAGGCAAGATGTGCAGCAATTTACATACTATCGCCAAAGTGCTTTACCCAATGCAGAAGCTATTGTAGAGGCAGCTCAACTGGGCTACAAAACAGGCAACACCGATTATGTGGAGTATCTCTACGCATTGCAAACAGCCACAGATATTCGCTTAAACTATTTAAAAAGTATTGAGCAAATCAATCAATCCATTATCAATATCTATTCCTTAATAAATAAGTAA
- a CDS encoding inositol monophosphatase: protein MNDSSPEYLTNFAIQLAQKAGKLLMKHFGKVHEQIEKESFHSIVTSADVEVETFIKNAIAHTFPHHKIVSEESGATHAESEFIWVIDPLDGSSYYARGIPSFSVSIALIKGHSVILGVVENPFFNETFHAFLSMGAFLNRNAISVSTTTALSSAIFNFGHRYLRSEGYKPASVHNLMAVRSIRGGGSCAQELCQIACGRIDGLVTVNQASWDFFAGKLIVEEAGGKLTELNGEAIHPLNALMKHTDIVATNGLLHIQN, encoded by the coding sequence ATGAACGATTCATCTCCGGAGTATTTAACCAATTTTGCTATTCAGTTGGCACAAAAAGCCGGTAAATTGTTGATGAAACATTTTGGAAAGGTGCATGAACAAATAGAAAAAGAATCGTTTCACAGCATTGTAACTTCAGCAGATGTGGAAGTGGAAACATTTATTAAGAATGCGATTGCGCATACCTTTCCGCATCATAAGATTGTAAGCGAAGAGAGCGGTGCTACCCACGCAGAAAGTGAATTTATTTGGGTAATAGATCCATTAGACGGCAGCAGCTATTATGCCAGAGGAATACCTTCCTTTTCTGTTTCAATAGCTTTAATAAAAGGCCATTCGGTAATTTTAGGGGTAGTTGAAAACCCGTTTTTCAACGAAACATTTCATGCCTTTTTAAGCATGGGCGCGTTCTTAAATAGAAATGCCATCAGCGTTTCTACAACCACGGCATTGTCTTCGGCAATTTTTAATTTCGGACATCGCTACTTAAGATCCGAAGGCTATAAACCGGCATCGGTACATAACTTAATGGCGGTGCGCTCCATTCGCGGAGGCGGTTCGTGTGCCCAAGAATTGTGCCAAATTGCTTGCGGCAGAATAGACGGATTGGTAACGGTAAACCAAGCAAGTTGGGATTTTTTTGCGGGTAAACTTATTGTGGAAGAAGCAGGCGGAAAGCTAACCGAACTAAACGGAGAGGCCATACATCCTTTAAATGCCTTGATGAAACATACCGATATTGTGGCTACAAACGGGTTGCTCCATATTCAAAATTAG